The Chryseobacterium glaciei DNA window AATGTTTTTTCTTTGCGGGTAATATGCCTTAATATTTTTTGGATCAAAAAACACAAACCCTTCTATAGAAGGAAACACAAACTCTCCATCCTCTAAAGAGTACGCATCAGGCATAGAACCACCATTAAATTCATTAGTTAGTAAACCGTCACTTTTGGAAAAGCGGTAATAAAACACCAAACCTTTATTTGTGGTATACTGCAAAAGCTGTTTTTTCGAAACTCTAAATAATCCATTATTGGAAGAGATCCAGTAATATCCATATTGATCATCAACAATGTAATGTGCAGAATTTAAATATGAATTTTGATCCAAAGGCATTTTGATAAGCTTCTTATCTTTGAGCAGAAAGAAACCATCCTTATTGGTAGTTATCCATATCTGCCCATCTGAGGTTTTGATAATATTTTTCACACTAATACCTTTGGCTACTTGGGCAATTTTTCTATTATTTAACCTAGCTATATACAATCCGTTGCTGCAACCGACTAATAATTCCTCATCATTATATTTAAAAAATGAATTTACAAACCCCGTAAATTTAAAAGACATATTTATTTTCTTTAATTCTTCATTTTCAAATATATGTAAATAGGAATGAGTAAGATCCGTTGTGGAAACTGCATACAAGTTTAAACTCTTAAAAAAGCCTTTAAGTCCAAGAAAAGAAATGGTATCACTGGTTGTATATTGGGAGGACTTATGTCTTCTGATAATAGAATTATCATTCTTGTATAAAATATTGTCAGAATTATCATAAAACATAAAATGCTTATCATTAACGCCGAATTGATGATTTTTTACGAGTCCGTATTTATTTACTTCATAGCCTCGGGGGTCAATAATTGTATTTTTACTAAATGGTAAGGAAGAATTACTCACATCATCAATAAAAGGAATTTTTTTTTGGCAGTATAAAATTGGGTTAATTGAAGAATATTTAAACCTTTAGTGAAACTTCCTAAGTATAATTTATTAAAATCCTCGTCATAGAATATAGTATTAAAAAGCTGATCTCCGAAATCTTCATAGGTAATCAGAAGTTTTAGACGCAGCTCATTTTTATAATTTTGAACGAGATAAATCTTATTATTATTAACAATAAAAGTCTGATCGGTAAGCTGCTGCCAGTATATTTTTGTCTCAGGATCATTAAAAAGCGTAGACTCTTTAAACATTGTTAAATTCCCCTTGGAAACACGATAGGTTTTCCGGTTTGTGGGATCCGTAATGAAAAGAGTTTCTTTATTGAGAAATACATTATATAAACCGGAAATGGATATAGGAATCTTTGTCTGTTTATTTTTTCGATCTATATATATAATCTCGTTGTTATAAAAAGTATATTCGCCAGATGCCGTTTTTATATAATATTTAGTGTTGGAATAATATTCTGTCTCTATTATATTTTTTGTTATCCTTTTTAAAAAATTATTTTTCTCTTTAATATAAGTTCTATCAGTTTTTTTTTTTGCTATTACTTGTACCGATCTGTTTTTTATACGGATTTTATTCTCTTCATAATTGTTATAAATAACGATATCATCGTTGTGAATATCACCATAAAAATTGCCAAAATGTAAATTTGTTACTGCTAATTTATTATATGTAGTAAAACTCAAACCATCATACCCTACTATTCCGCTGTCTGTAGATAACCATATAAATCCATATTTATCCTTAACAATGTCTTTAACACTATTCTGCGGAAGGCCGTTATCCATATTATACCAGGAAGAAACATATTGCCCATATGTTTGCTGAAAAAGAAACAAAAAAATAGCCAATAAAGATATTCTCATAGTGTAATTAGTAATTCTGCAAAATTAGTCTATTATACTATACGATTTTATAGAATAAGTTCTACATGCAACAAGAATAATTCGCAAGGTTAATTATAAAGAAAACATTACAGAACAAATAACTTTGTTGCAAATAAAAAAACAATCCCGGACAAACTATAAACCACACAATTAACTGATAGACAATGTAGTTTTAGCTTTATTACCAAACAAGACTATTAAAAAATTTAAAGAGAAATAAAAAAATATGATTTAGAAATTTTAAATTTTTAACAAAACATTAAGGATAAATTAATAACTGACTTATGAAAAAAAAGAATTTTGCATTATTTGCAGTTCTGACATTGTGTTTTTTTAAAGCGCAGGTTGGAATAAATACAGAAAATCCCA harbors:
- a CDS encoding two-component regulator propeller domain-containing protein, encoding MDNGLPQNSVKDIVKDKYGFIWLSTDSGIVGYDGLSFTTYNKLAVTNLHFGNFYGDIHNDDIVIYNNYEENKIRIKNRSVQVIAKKKTDRTYIKEKNNFLKRITKNIIETEYYSNTKYYIKTASGEYTFYNNEIIYIDRKNKQTKIPISISGLYNVFLNKETLFITDPTNRKTYRVSKGNLTMFKESTLFNDPETKIYWQQLTDQTFIVNNNKIYLVQNYKNELRLKLLITYEDFGDQLFNTIFYDEDFNKLYLGSFTKGLNILQLTQFYTAKKKFLLLMM